The following nucleotide sequence is from Azospirillum brasilense.
GTGCGCGGTGTGGATGGCCGCCATGTTGGAGCCGCCGATGATCATCGCCGGGTTGGGCTTGCCGCCCGCCGCCGCCAGCTTGGCCGCGTCGAGGAACGGATAGGCGCCGGTGGCGTCCGGGGCCAGCAGCAGCACGATGGCGCCGAAGCCGATGATGAAGGTCAGGATGTAGAAGTAGCCGATGAAGCCGGTCGCGTAGAACACCGACTTGCGGGCCTCGCGGGCGTCCGACACCGTGAAGAAGCGCATCAGGATGTGCGGCAGGCCGGCGGTGCCGAACATCAGCGCCATGCCCAGCGAGATCGCCGAGACCGGATCGGTGATGAGGGCGCCCGGCGCCATGATGCCGGTCGCCTTCGGGTGGACCTGCGTGGCCGTGGCGAACATCGCCTCCGGGCTGAAGCCGAACTTGGCGAGCACCGCGAAGGCCATGAAGGAAGCGCCCGACAGCAGCAGCACGGCCTTGATGATCTGCACCCAGGTGGTGGCGAGCATGCCGCCGAAGGTCACGTAGGCGATCATCAGGACGCCGACGATCACCACCGCCCACATGTAGTCGAGGCCGAACAGCAGCTGGATCAGCTTGCCGGCGCCGACCATCTGGGCGATCAGGTAGAAGGTCACCGTGGCGAGCGAGCCGCAGGCGGCCATCGTGCGCATCGGGGTCTGCTGGAAGCGGTAGGAGGCCACGTCGGCGAAGGTGTACTTGCCGAGGTTGCGCAGGCGCTCAGCGACCAGGAACAGGATGATCGGCCAGCCGACCAGCCAGCCCACCGAGAAGATCAGGCCGTCGAAGCCGGAGGTGTAGACGAGGCCGGCGATGCCGAGGAAGGACGCCGCCGACATGTAGTCGCCGGCGATGGCGAGGCCGTTCTGGAAGCCGGTGATGCCGCCGCCGGCGGCGTAGAAGTCCTTCGCCGACTTCGTGCGGCGCGCCGCCCAGTAGGTGATGCCGAGCGTGGCCAGCACGAAGATCAGGAACATGACGATCGCCGAGAAGTTCGTCGCCTGCTTCTGAACCGCGCCTTCGACCGCCGCCGCGTGCACCGACGCGGGGATGAGCGCGCCGGCCGCAACGGCCGCGACGCCCACACGATTGACCAGCGAACGCATCACTTCGACTCCTCCATGATCTGCCGGTTCAGCTCATCGAACTCGCCGTTCGCCCGATGCACGTAGATGCCGGTCAGGATGAAGGCGGAGATGATGGTGAAGAGGCCGACGGGGATACCCCAGGTGGTCACGCCATTGCCGATCGGGGTACCCAGAAACCCCTTGCCGAACGCGACCAGCAGGATGAAGCCGAAGTAGATGACGAGCATGGCGATCGAAAGCGTCCACGCGAATGCGCTACGCTTCTGCACCAGCTCCTGAAACTTGGGATTCGCGAGAATCCTCTGAGCGTTTTCTTTCATAGTGCGTCCCCTCGCGAGTGCCGAGCGATTTTTGCAAGGTCATATTAGACACTCGGGCCATATGGTCTTTGTAACGAACTATCCCGTCAACAACTTTGATGCAGGCCAACCGCTAAAAAGCGGCTTGACGCAGCCCGCGGCCGTTGTTCCGGAGGTTCGTTCACAAACCCATGGCAGCGAAAGGGCAAGGGGTGCACGAAATATTGTGAAGCGTGGGCTTAAGAATTGGTGCGCGGAAGCCAAGGTATGCGACCAAAAGTCACACCTTCCTCCTTCAACTCCTCCGCTTCCTTGTCGGTGGCCTCGCCATAGATTCCGCGCGGATCGGTTTCGCCATAATGGATGCGC
It contains:
- a CDS encoding cation acetate symporter, with the protein product MRSLVNRVGVAAVAAGALIPASVHAAAVEGAVQKQATNFSAIVMFLIFVLATLGITYWAARRTKSAKDFYAAGGGITGFQNGLAIAGDYMSAASFLGIAGLVYTSGFDGLIFSVGWLVGWPIILFLVAERLRNLGKYTFADVASYRFQQTPMRTMAACGSLATVTFYLIAQMVGAGKLIQLLFGLDYMWAVVIVGVLMIAYVTFGGMLATTWVQIIKAVLLLSGASFMAFAVLAKFGFSPEAMFATATQVHPKATGIMAPGALITDPVSAISLGMALMFGTAGLPHILMRFFTVSDAREARKSVFYATGFIGYFYILTFIIGFGAIVLLLAPDATGAYPFLDAAKLAAAGGKPNPAMIIGGSNMAAIHTAHAVGGDLFFGFISAVAFATILAVVAGLTLAGASAVSHDLYASVIAKGRASEHDEIRVSKITTVVIGIVSIFLGIAFENQNVAFMVGLAFVIAASANFPVLLMSMFWGRMTTRGAVLGGWIGLVSSVTLLILGPTVWKSVLGNPAAIFPYDNPGAFTIPLSFLAIWFFSITDNSKAAQDEREAYKAQYIRSQTGLGAEGASAH
- a CDS encoding DUF485 domain-containing protein, whose translation is MKENAQRILANPKFQELVQKRSAFAWTLSIAMLVIYFGFILLVAFGKGFLGTPIGNGVTTWGIPVGLFTIISAFILTGIYVHRANGEFDELNRQIMEESK